AGCATGATGAAGAGCATCAGGGCAGATTACGCGCATTTAACGATTTTTACGCCTTTTCCGGGCACCGAACTTTACAGGTTCGGGATGGAATCGGGGATAATAAAGAAAGATCACTGGAAAAAATTCGCGGAAAATCCGGAAGATGATTTTGTCCCGCCCCACTGGGGCGAAAATTTCACGAGGGAAGATCTGCATGAACTTTTGGTGAGGGCTTATCAGGGTTTTTATTTAAGGCCGGGAAATATCACCCGTATCCTTTTCAATATCAGGACGCCGGGAGAATTTTTCAGAAAAGCCCGCGCGGGCCTGAAAGTGATGTTCATGAAAAAACAATGAACAAGCAGAAGCTAACATCTTTTTTTGACAAAGTGGCTGGCAACCGCAGTCACTGGAGAAAAAAGAATAGCTATTATCACAAAAGTCTCGAAAATTTTTTCAAATTCCGCTTTTCATCAGAATGCTCCGTCCTGGAAGCAGGCTGTTCGACGGGAGATATGCTTGGGAAATTAAATTCCGCGTCAAAGGCGGGATTTGATATCAGCGCTGAAATGATAAAAATTGCGCGTAAGAAAAATCCGGAAATCAGTTTTTATAATGATGATATAGAGGAGCTTTCTCTTTTAGAAAAATTTGACGTTATTATTCTTCAGGATATAGTCGGGCTTCTCAAGGATGTGCTGAAAGCTTTTGGAAATCTTCATAAGGTTTCTCATAAGGGGACAAGAATACTGCTTACTTATTACAATCAGCTGTGGGAGCCGGTCATAGTACTGGCGGAAAAATTGGGTTTGAAAATGTCTCAGCCGCCTCAGAACTGGCTGGATATGAATGATCTTGAAAATCTGTTCTTTCTCTCCGATTTTGAAGTTGTAGAAAAAGGCAGATTTTTTCTTTTCCCCAAATATATCCCTTTTATATCGGATTTTGTAAATAAACTTGCCGTAAAATGTTCATTGCTTAACAAATTCTGTCTTGTAACTTACATTGAAGCGCGTCCTTTGCCGCGGCCGGTACGCAAGGAATTTTCCTGTTCGGTTGTTATCCCCTGCCGCAATGAAGCGGGAAATATAGAAAATGCAGTGAAGCAGACTCCTGAACTTGGAAAAGGCTCGGAACTTATTTTTGTTGACGGCAATTCCACTGACGGAACCGTTGAAAAAATCAAAGAAATGATTACGCAACATCCCGATAAAGAT
The Candidatus Omnitrophota bacterium genome window above contains:
- a CDS encoding glycosyltransferase — its product is MNKQKLTSFFDKVAGNRSHWRKKNSYYHKSLENFFKFRFSSECSVLEAGCSTGDMLGKLNSASKAGFDISAEMIKIARKKNPEISFYNDDIEELSLLEKFDVIILQDIVGLLKDVLKAFGNLHKVSHKGTRILLTYYNQLWEPVIVLAEKLGLKMSQPPQNWLDMNDLENLFFLSDFEVVEKGRFFLFPKYIPFISDFVNKLAVKCSLLNKFCLVTYIEARPLPRPVRKEFSCSVVIPCRNEAGNIENAVKQTPELGKGSELIFVDGNSTDGTVEKIKEMITQHPDKDIKLIHQGAGTGKGDAVRKAFDAASGEILMILDSDLTVLPEDLDKFYDAIASGKGDFINGSRLVYPMEKQAMRFLNYLGNKFFSFIFTWILGQRINDTLCGTKVLFKKDYERIKEGRKYFGEFDPFGDFDLLFGAARLGLKITELPVRYRARTYGDTKISRFTHGLLLLKMSIIAFIKFKLKVNNNAAKRN